A section of the Parasteatoda tepidariorum isolate YZ-2023 chromosome 6, CAS_Ptep_4.0, whole genome shotgun sequence genome encodes:
- the LOC139425825 gene encoding tigger transposable element-derived protein 1-like, with product MWGSNQRAWVTQYLFKEWLVCAPSIRDYLDTNDLPLKALLLLDNAPGHPKDLEDNLLTDFPWLTVQFLPPNTTSLIQPMDQEVIAAFKNTRVLFRRCFEASQFSSTMTSKKFRKEKFDILEAICIIQKAWSEIHTATVDFCLAEAVSILRLR from the coding sequence ATGTGGGGATCGAATCAGAGGGCATGGGTCACACAGTATCTTTTCAAGGAATGGCTAGTTTGTGCCCCTAGCATCAGGGACTACCTTGATACCAATGACTTGCCGTTGAAAGCACTGCTGCTATTGGACAATGCACCAGGACATCCAAAGGATCTTGAAGATAATTTGTTGACAGACTTTCCCTGGCTGACAGTTCAGTTTTTACCTCCGAATACGACTTCGCTGATTCAGCCGATGGATCAGGAAGTTATTGCGGCTTTCAAGAACACTCGCGTGCTGTTTCGTCGGTGTTTTGAAGCAAGCCAATTCTCCTCAACAATGACTTCAAAAAAgtttaggaaagaaaaatttgacattCTTGAAGCTATTTGTATCATTCAAAAGGCGTGGTCAGAAATTCACACAGCGACAGTTGATTTCTGCTTGGCGGAAGCTGTGTCCATCCTTCGTTTAAGGTGA